GCAAAAAACCAAACTCCACATgcattataacattataacatCTATAAAGAAAGACTTCACACCTATAACTTGGAACTGAAAAGGGTACGACAGTCCTTTCTCTCTGagattattaataaaaataacaataatgcaTGTACCTTATTTACTGTCATTGACAAACTGACAAACCCCTCAGCATCAGTCCCTTCTGAACTGCTATCCACCAAGTCAAACAATGACTTGGTGGTGCATCTATTATACAGATACAATTCCGAGGATAAGGCAAACAGTCTGTAACTCCACCTTGGGCAAAATGGCTATGTTGCCCGTGCCTAGCGTAAAACCACTTTAGGTAATTTGGCACATTTTCATCCCCTAGATTATGCAACAATGACAGAAATTGTCAGTGAGACATCTTAGGCCTACTACCTGCTGCACTGACACTCTGTCTacaagtttttttaaaaatgttttaactgcATAGCATAAGATGTACTACAAATAGTCAATAGTTCCCTTCAGTTAGGCCTTTTTTCAAGGGTCTCATTAATAAACAACGACAAGCCCATATCTCAAacttacctttttttttaggaaaaatcATTGAGAAGGTTGTTTTTCAGCAACTCAGTGCGTTTTTgatgcaaaacatgtttttggtattactggatctcagaACGGCATTTGACATGGTTGACAATAAGACACTGGTTGACAGACTGGAAAAGTGGGTAAGACTCTCTGGCGCTGTGCTAAATTGATTCAAATCTTATTTACAAGATAGGGACTACTTTGTATCCTTTGTATCAATTGGCAATTTTGAATCTGATCAAGCAAAAATCACATGTGGAGTTCCTCAAAGGTCTATTCTCGGGCCTCATATATTCAATATCTACATGCCCCCCCTCACTCAGATTATGGAACATTATAACATCTCCTTCTACACttacgcagatgacacacaactcTGCATAACAGTGTCACCACATGATTACAGTCCCCTACTTTTACTGAATAAGTACATTGAACAAATCTATGAGaggatgtgccagaattttctacAACTAAACTCAGAAAATctgaaataattgtttttgaaagattaaaagaagaaagattAAAAGCCAGTGCTCACCTTGACTCCATGACACTAAAACCTACAAATCAAGCCAGAAATCCTGTTGTAGTTATGGACTTGGACCTACATTTCAACAGCCATGTAAAGACAATTACAAAATCTGCCTACTACCACCTTAAAAACATAACAAGAATTAAAGGATTTTTATCTAAacaagatacagaaaaaaatagttcatgtgtttattttcagcagGCTAGACTATTGTAAtggtgtctttacaggtcttagcaaaaaaatcaatcagaccGCTGCAGCTTATTCAGAATGATGCTACCAGAGTCCTCACTGACACCAAGAAAGTGGAGCACATTACAGCGGTCCTTAAATCACTGCACTGGCTAActtgtcttctttttctcttttactagCAGAGATGGGCTTCTATAAATTACTCGTGTAATACTGTATCTGTCTATAATTGTCAACTGTTTGAAAACAATGACTCTGGCAAGAAAATATACACTTCAGTTCACTTCACTTTTAAAAGAATAGTAATGTGAGTAAATTCATGGGGGAAATTGTGagtttttgtgagttttgtctttttcttttccctcagAAGTGCCCTCTTATTCATACCCAAGTCAGGTTGAGGTAAAAACAAAatggttttttttcagttcacaGAGCTGAAATATGTTTCCGTTTACAATGAACAAAGACTTGTTCAATGTTGCACACGATAAGCAATGAATTATCAGCAAAAAGGAACTAATAGCGGTTCCTTCACTTTATTTTCCATGAGACCACCCGTGAAATGAACTAAGGAAGTACTTTCCCTCTGTCCCCGCTGTCCCTTGACTGCTACAAACCAAGTAATGCTTAAGTCTGTCACCGTGTACTTCCTGTTCTCTGTGACCTGGAAACATCTGGAGAGGGGTGGGGGAAAGCCAATGTTACTCAGAAAGAAAACACCACCTTCAAACCAAAACCAGAGAGCTTCCTGTTAAACCGTAACAGGAAATTGTTGGTGGCAATGGTAACTGCTGGTTGTAACATTACCACAATGTGAGCATTTGACATGGCTGATATGTTCATCTTCAAGAAGAGTAAGAGCAACAagaccaaaaataaaatcataaaatattcacaactgcagtcttcttcttgctgtaaaaacatttttatgtggaCATGTACATTTTGGAGTAACATTAATCTTGCCTATGAGATTACAAAAAATATACCTACACACAGCACTGATGTTATCTCAGTAGTTTACTAAACAATGTTTACACCTCAGCAGGTCTTCATATCTGTTTCAATTACATCAAACACTTGTGAACACATCCCTTCCTGCCATTCAAACCAATGCAGTTTTGAGAGAAATGTTAATGAGTGATAATCTGGGCACAAACCaactttctgtttgttgtctgGGGCCTCCGGCAATATCCAACAATCAATCATGCATTAAACCATGgaaacacattcattttgacAGTTCAGCTGTATTCAAAGGACCTTTAAGTACTGCCCACATTTATTTTCCCATGGGAGTTGGCCAAATCCAGCATGACTGGTTATGAAATCCTACCTTTTCCACTTACAACTTTCTATTTATGAAGCAATCCTTGGATACACTGATGTAATTCTGAGGCGTGGATGAATAGAACATGAAAGCAAATGTCTGTTAGCAGCTCGTTATTGCCAAACatctcatctttttcttttttgtgtgacTGCAGCATCTTGATCATTGACTACTTTGGATAGTGTGCTTACAATTGAGATGGTTTACAAAACTTATTACCGTATGTACAAAGCACAATAAATTGGCAGTGAATGTAACTTTCCTGGTCTCAGAAGGTcctaaacattttcaactcttcAAAGCTTTGTCACAATTAAGTCTAGTGTGTCAGGCTTAGCATCTTTATCTTCTATTGTGTTGTTCTCTATCTGCATCTCTTTGCATATGTTCTCTCTTTTCTTAGTATATGATATACAATTTTACAAATCTCCTCTTATGTATAAGTGCATTCTCTTGTCTCACAGTTTCTGCAattgacattttcaaacacCCACCCTTTCCAGAAAATGCTGCATACATTCAGCCATGAGATGAGCAACTGGGGTCTTTTCCTGTGAGCTGAAGAGACATCTTGTGGTGAGGAGGAAACACTAGCCACTAGCCAAGGTCAAAAAGATAAAAGGTGGTCAATAGCCTCCTTGGACAAGGAAGtaatttatcatttcagcttccagacacaaacaacaaagacagcACAACTCTGTGAGTGGATTACTTGATTAGTCTTACAACATCaatgaaaaagtaattaaacGCCTCTTTTCATCATTTGTAATAGAAGTAAGACTTGTGATGCAGCTACAACACTATCAATAACTTGATTGATCAGATAAATTACTTTTCTCCTTcctgttttgttcatttaaatataaatcagcAGCAATATATAAAAGTCACACTTACTTTATATCCATCTTATCATTCAAAAATTGGCACAATTTTTCTATGAGGGCTCGAAATATTGGTAATGTTTGTGTAGTTCACTAATAGTGCATCAAAACATggacatgaaaaaacaaaatcgTGCTGAGTAAAGACAGACAAAATAGCAGGTAGATGCACTCAAAGCTTTCTGCTCTTCTTTCCACAGCTGGCTATCATTACCTCACATATTTTACCTATGTTTCCACCTGGTGAGCCTGaaaccacaaaacaacaaaggcaTTGCTTTTCTACAGATTCAACACTTTCCACTGATATCAGAGCCAGAGCATTTTTTTAAGTAGGCTGTGTGCTGTTTGTTCACTTTCAAACTTCAAAGGTTGGTGCCCTATGTGTGTATGGGTTTTGCAGATAATTTTCTGCCAGTGTAAAAGAGCTTCAGTTCTATAGAAAGATCTGtttggaaaacaaacacacagctcaaCAGCCATAGAAAGCAAGCAAGGTCTTCCAGCTGGGTGACATCATGCTCAGGCCTCGACAGTTTGTGTTTACCAGCATCATCTTGTACCACCCATCAGGCCACATACTGTTGAGTCCCTGCGAAAGCTAGTCTCCGCTTTCTGATGGTTGCAAGCAAGTAAAGTGTGAGATCTGACAGTGGGATGACACAGGAAAAAGGCGGTGGCGGACATGCTCTGCCCAGCTGACCAGCATCAATTTGCTGCGGACGTCCCTCCCTGCTCTTCCTGTTCCAGCCTCTTTATGATCCATAAACAGCATAGTCGACAGTGACATCGGTCTGTGTGTGTTACGCTCTGCTTTATAAAGCACAAAGGCCATGAGTGAGCTCTGACTTTCATGGTGTGCACTCAGAAACACAGACTGTCTTTCACTGGACGGCACTGTGACAGACTGATTCTGAAAGTGCTGCCCCTGCAGGGCAAATGTCATCTCACTTTGCAATGCTTGAATACAGTGACCAATAGCTTTCCATCACTAATTATCAGATTCAGAGTGAAGTAGGTCAGCATCTACCAAATCCTCTCAAAAGGCTTGTTCTCTTTGGAAAACTAACCTGTATGACTAACCAACAATTTGGAGACTAACTGTGCTGTGAATCTGAACTTGTTGCAAACAGAATGAGCTGAATTCGGCTTTCAAGTGTGCACAGTCTCACACAAGTTGGAGGAACCAGTGTAGTAGCCATGGCAACCTTGTTCGAGCCACAACAAGAAGGGTTTTGTCCTGatgggctgctttgctgaacCCTACTGTGACTGGtctcttttttattctctttctcaCTGTTTATACTCTCTGTGTGCACTCCTCTTTCACTTTCTATTATCTGTCTCACACGtataaacacatgcaaacatacacacacacacaaacaggcacacaccagtcctcttttatttaaatttttccCAGGGTGCATGGTGTACAGGATGTTATCTATGTCAGTGCCGGCCCCTCATCCGTCTGAGTGGGTTTCTGAGGAATGCTGGAACGGGATGGAGGAGTTCCAAAGGGGGAGTGacgagatagagagagagagagagagagagagagacagaaactaggagagagagagagagagagagagagagagagacagagagagagagagagagagagagagagagagagagagagtatataTACATCCCAAGGAGCCTGGTGCTCACAGGCACAGCTGGACTACTGGATAACTGGACTGTAGCCCACTGGATATTTACCTAGAACGGTAAGTTCTTCTTATTTTCTGCTCTAATTCTTCTTTTCTGCATCTCCATCATTAACTTCACTACTTTACcatcattttttaagttttttttaaaaaaaataaaatataacagaagaaagaaagaaagaaagaaggaaagaaagtaagaaagaaagaaagaaagaaagaaaaacacaatatttcattttatttgctcAGTTTTTCTGACCATTATTGGAGCTGACCTGTATTAAGACCTTTGgggaactgtttttttttgaagtCCTCGATCTTTTAgaggtaaaatgtttttttcagcagaAAAATGGCCTGCCAGAGGTAGAGATGAGTCGTTTGGCGGATGTGGTCTTGTTGAGGATTTGCGTATGTGGTCTCTATTAAAGCTCTTGAGCTCTGTAGCAAAGCATATCACATTGAAAGAGGAGAGCAGTGTTTGAGGTACTGTGTGGGACTCGCCTTTTTTCCCTTTCACAAAAATTTATTTCACCTTAAAAGAAGAccaactttttttaaattgttgttttacaAGGGAAGATATTTCCAAGCACAAAACCAACATAATAACCCAGTAagtattttcctttcttttatttttttttctactgtagATAAGAATGGAATTTAATTCTGTTATGTAattacaaattcaaattttgaattgtgcactttttttgttattttcatcacCTGGTTCACatagaaatgtggaaaaaattgTAAAAGACACTGATGGCATGTGACTGAATAAAGTAAATCTAATTAGTGCAGTGATAGGAAAGGCTGTAAAATGACACCACTGATCTCATCACTGCAGCAATTATTGGTGAGCCCTTGTTCTGTACTTACATATAAACCCATATTTATCTCTTTTTCATGCCAAACCTtcaaaaaacatgatatttgtgtgtgtttggttttaatTACATTATAGGCAGTAATGAGGAGGGAACTGTGATTGCATTATTAAACAAGTGGATTGGTggggatttttttctctcagaccTGGGTGTGCCTTTTTTTCTGAACTGGATATGGGCTCCAGGGGAGCTTGGTCATGTCTCTTGAGTATTTTACATAGAAAACTGTGCTGTCATTAGGAAAGTAAATCCCccttttttcacatattgtGAACATCTGTGTTTGCTTTGGGTCTTGGCTATTGTTAGAGCGGTAAAAAACTAACATCCCAGTGGGCCAGTACTGCAATGTTGCACAATACGACATGTCATAATTCATGAGTACACATTCtatgtttgatatttattcTGAATTGCCATCATGTGTGCGTCGTTTGTGTACTTTCTTGAGCTTTTTGGATATGTGTCAATGCCACCAAGGCTTAAAACAAGTCCCTGTCATTTACTGAGGCACTGAGGGTGTGGCATGAAACTGGATGCCTACATGTTCTGACATGACCTGCCATTTCCTTTATTGTAATAGGGTTTTGTTTGTCAGGGAAATTTCCTGTGAGAAAAAATGACTTTATGTCAGCTGATtcaaaatgtgactgaaaaaagaaatgaaatttctgaaatgtcataaaatcacATGGTAATGAACTTTACAAgggtttcatttttcttcttctttcaggtACCAGCAAAGTCTCTGactgtggaaaaaacacatttgattagTTAGTGTGAATTagataaaataaagatgaacaAAGTGGCAGATTGGCTCGTGCAGAACAGGGACAAGATTGAGAAAGGTGTGGAGATCATGGGGCAAGCTTCTGAAGTGCTTGCCTCCACTGTGGGCCAACTTCACCCTGTCTTGGAGGCTGTGTTCGTGGCTTCAGCCGAGATACTCAGCAACCCAGAGAGCAAAGAGGCTCGCTacatgcagcagcagtttgaaaTGGTCAACCAGAAACTTGAGGGGATCCAAGATGAGATTGATAAAATTGCTCTGGAGCTGCAGAGGACGACGATGAACAAGCAGAACTTTGATCGAGAGGCGCAGATGCTCAGCCAGTATGAAAAGTTTCAGGACTTTGTCAACGCCAAGCCAAAGTTCAAGGAGAAGAAGATGGAGAAGTTCCTCAGCCATTACGAGAACACTGATGGCGACTTGAACTTGGATGCCCTCTACAATGCTGTCACTGGGGAGAATACCTCAGGAGACCCAATGCTGGAAACAGTAGTCACcacagaggagagaagcagaAGGAAAGTTGAGGATTTCTGCGCCCGGCTGAAGAAGCTCTTTGTGGTGGGCATTATCGCTGTCATGGGCCATGCTGCCCTCAAGGAAGGAGTTGTCGGGGAGGAGATGGTCAAGAAGTGGCAAGACCGAATGGAGGATGTGGAGAAACGAATGAAAGCAGCTGTGGATGACTGTGCAGAGAATTTTGCAGATCAAGCCAAGCTGGACATGGAGCACCTGCTTCAGGAGAATCCCGGCACAGTCAGCACTGACTTCGCCAAATCCCTTCTGGATTCACTCGTTAAGAAATACGACTGGGTGAACTGGTCCGTAAGGGCTTTCAGCGAAAAGGAGcgcattttctttttcaactgGTTGGCAGGAAAGAAGTACCATGGAAGTGGTGGAGCCAactggtttgacattttgaccaaGAACAAGATCAAAGTGGTGATCTCTTTCTGCATTGACCCCAAGCCCATTAACAAGAGTCAGATCCAGGAGCAGATTGAGCAGCAGAAGCTGAAGGGGGACATGATGGAAGTGGCTCTGTCTTTGAACAAGAGCTTCCCCAACTGCCTGGTCCATGCTGTCAGCCATTACaaggaggtggtggagaccaaCAACTTTCACGCGGATTGTTATTACTATGGGAAACACAAAAGAGCCTACCTCTGTATTCACCCCGAGTAGGCTCAAAGAATAATACAAAGTGTAGCTGCATATGGGAAGATACGATCTTCAGATAAGTCAATGAATGTCTTCACCAAATCCTGGAAATGCTTttatagaaatatagaaaattattCATAAATATTGTCTGTGTTGATGCATAATCTGCTCTGTCTGGGTTCTGATTTGTGAATTATTGTCTAACTTGTActgatttttattcttttattgtaTCTTTCCTCTGTTGATATCATGCAGCAGCTTGAGGATGAGCCATACATACATCTCTCCATGCCAGCTTCAACTTACTGTTATGAAACATATAATgattttgtccccaattggacaTTACTAGAGTTGGGCGATATGACGATCAAGAGATGATATCAATGTGTCGGTCACCAGAGATTTTGCCCTGCAGAGGTACCCTTTCCCTATCTCTTAAATATCTCTGGGTGTATCGGACGAATGTATGCAATGTTGTTAATCTAAAAGCATGACTGATTTATcaaattgattttaatgtgatCTTTGCATTAATGTGAGGATGTACCTTGATTTGTCCATTTGGACTGGAAACattttttggttattttgaGTTTCACAGCTCATTGTGGACTATTGAAAGCTCTAGAACAAGcgagtaagtggaccttgagttgatgCTACGCATTTAAATGAATACTTTTTGGGAcatacgcttatttgctttcttggcaagattgataccactctcatgtcttgtacggtaaatatga
The sequence above is drawn from the Thunnus maccoyii chromosome 10, fThuMac1.1, whole genome shotgun sequence genome and encodes:
- the rpz5 gene encoding rapunzel 5 is translated as MNKVADWLVQNRDKIEKGVEIMGQASEVLASTVGQLHPVLEAVFVASAEILSNPESKEARYMQQQFEMVNQKLEGIQDEIDKIALELQRTTMNKQNFDREAQMLSQYEKFQDFVNAKPKFKEKKMEKFLSHYENTDGDLNLDALYNAVTGENTSGDPMLETVVTTEERSRRKVEDFCARLKKLFVVGIIAVMGHAALKEGVVGEEMVKKWQDRMEDVEKRMKAAVDDCAENFADQAKLDMEHLLQENPGTVSTDFAKSLLDSLVKKYDWVNWSVRAFSEKERIFFFNWLAGKKYHGSGGANWFDILTKNKIKVVISFCIDPKPINKSQIQEQIEQQKLKGDMMEVALSLNKSFPNCLVHAVSHYKEVVETNNFHADCYYYGKHKRAYLCIHPE